One window of the Allosaccharopolyspora coralli genome contains the following:
- a CDS encoding alpha/beta hydrolase: MSRLLAVIASVCMLCGAVACTPSNDQQPLQPRSETPGPAGEVPAGLEAFHGQTLDWGPCAEYATTESDSQSFADRTIECARVTVPRDYADPAGETITLGVLRKPASDPEQRIGSLLVNPGGPGASGMSSAAGLTGVTRDTELGEKFDLVGFDPRGIGASEPQIRCLTGPENDADRLDSDADNSPAGVAETEAENREYGQSCAQRTGPELLANVGTRDVVRDLDVLRSALGDEKLTFLGFSYGTRIGAEYAEQFPRNVRAMLLDGAIDPGQTTVESLVAQGAGFQGAFDAFARWCADQETCALGADPGRAVAEFQQLTRPLVDRPADAGDGRRLSYTDATTAAIQALYAQELWGRLNVGLRELSQGRGQLLMQLADVYYGRQSDGSYSTVTDAFNAIRCVDDQRVRDRAEVREADRRYRQVAPFLDDGRGANPALDQCAFWPVPVTGDPEPPEAGDLPPTLVVSTTGDPATPYEAGVELSKALGGGLVTFEGTQHTAFLQGNDCVDEAGIRYLVDLELPEPGQRCTS; encoded by the coding sequence ATGAGCCGCCTACTGGCCGTGATCGCTTCGGTGTGCATGCTGTGCGGCGCCGTCGCCTGCACTCCGTCGAACGACCAGCAACCGCTGCAACCGCGCAGCGAGACGCCCGGCCCCGCCGGTGAGGTACCGGCCGGACTCGAAGCGTTCCACGGCCAGACTCTCGATTGGGGGCCGTGCGCGGAGTACGCGACGACCGAGAGCGATAGCCAGTCCTTCGCGGATCGCACGATCGAATGTGCGCGCGTCACCGTTCCTCGGGACTACGCCGATCCCGCCGGAGAGACCATCACGCTCGGTGTGCTTCGCAAACCCGCGTCGGACCCCGAGCAGCGCATCGGCAGTCTGCTGGTCAACCCCGGTGGGCCCGGCGCTTCCGGCATGAGTTCGGCAGCAGGGCTGACCGGCGTCACCCGCGACACCGAGCTCGGCGAGAAGTTCGACCTCGTCGGCTTCGACCCGCGCGGGATCGGCGCGAGCGAGCCGCAGATCCGCTGCCTCACCGGCCCCGAGAACGACGCCGACCGCTTGGACAGCGACGCCGACAACTCCCCGGCCGGTGTCGCCGAGACCGAGGCCGAGAACAGGGAGTACGGCCAGAGTTGCGCGCAACGCACCGGACCCGAACTGCTCGCCAACGTCGGCACCCGGGACGTGGTGCGGGACCTTGACGTGCTCCGGTCCGCGCTCGGCGACGAGAAGCTCACCTTCCTCGGCTTCTCCTACGGCACCCGGATCGGTGCCGAGTACGCCGAGCAGTTCCCCCGCAACGTCAGGGCGATGCTGCTCGACGGCGCGATCGACCCCGGCCAGACGACCGTCGAATCGCTCGTCGCGCAGGGGGCAGGCTTCCAAGGCGCTTTCGACGCGTTCGCGCGGTGGTGCGCCGACCAGGAGACCTGTGCGCTCGGCGCGGATCCCGGCCGAGCCGTGGCCGAGTTCCAGCAACTCACCCGGCCGTTGGTGGATCGCCCCGCCGACGCAGGCGACGGCCGCCGGCTGTCGTACACCGATGCGACCACAGCGGCGATCCAGGCGCTCTACGCCCAAGAACTGTGGGGGAGGCTCAACGTCGGTCTGCGGGAACTGTCCCAGGGGCGCGGACAGCTGCTGATGCAACTCGCCGACGTCTACTACGGGCGGCAGTCCGACGGCAGCTACTCGACCGTCACCGACGCGTTCAACGCGATCCGCTGCGTCGACGACCAGCGGGTGCGGGACAGGGCGGAGGTCCGCGAGGCCGACCGCCGCTACCGGCAGGTCGCACCGTTCCTCGACGACGGCAGGGGTGCGAACCCGGCTCTGGATCAGTGCGCCTTCTGGCCGGTTCCGGTCACCGGCGACCCGGAACCGCCGGAGGCCGGCGACCTGCCCCCGACTCTCGTCGTCTCCACGACCGGCGACCCGGCGACGCCGTACGAAGCAGGCGTGGAGCTGTCCAAGGCACTCGGGGGCGGCCTGGTGACGTTCGAAGGCACCCAGCACACAGCGTTCCTGCAAGGCAACGACTGTGTCGACGAGGCCGGTATTCGCTACCTCGTGGACCTCGAACTTCCCGAACCCGGGCAGCGCTGCACCAGCTGA
- a CDS encoding GNAT family N-acetyltransferase, with protein sequence MKASFHRSLAEFWQRARGLYEADPVTHTNAVWIAASAEVYRDSVPMLCTLATDGGELGAAYLRTPPHPGLVSALRPEWTPVAVEALLERDPQLPGVQGPVEEAEAFAEAWTARTGTEAVTHMEQSLYRLGDLRVPGPPRGVAENAHDGDLAWLAQAHREFAVEAGGTYQVEEPDVVAMRAVLDAGQRGVLWKVDGEPVACAFWTRPVVGMSRILRVYTEPAHRGRGYGSAVTAAASRRARAAGANEVVLFTDRANPVSNSIYRRLGYVPVSRMVMLDFVAAPGT encoded by the coding sequence ATGAAGGCGTCCTTTCACCGTTCGCTCGCGGAGTTCTGGCAGCGCGCCCGCGGGCTCTACGAGGCGGACCCGGTCACGCACACGAACGCGGTATGGATCGCGGCGTCGGCGGAGGTCTACCGCGACTCCGTTCCGATGTTGTGCACGCTGGCCACCGATGGGGGAGAGCTTGGTGCGGCGTATCTGCGGACGCCGCCGCATCCGGGCCTGGTGAGTGCTCTGCGGCCCGAGTGGACGCCGGTAGCGGTCGAGGCCCTCCTGGAACGGGATCCGCAGCTGCCGGGGGTGCAAGGGCCGGTGGAGGAGGCAGAGGCTTTCGCGGAGGCATGGACGGCACGCACAGGGACCGAGGCCGTGACGCACATGGAGCAGTCGCTGTATCGGCTGGGCGACCTCCGCGTGCCCGGGCCGCCCCGCGGGGTGGCCGAGAACGCACACGACGGCGATCTCGCGTGGTTGGCACAAGCGCACCGGGAGTTCGCCGTCGAGGCGGGCGGTACGTATCAGGTCGAAGAACCGGACGTGGTCGCGATGCGTGCGGTCCTCGACGCCGGCCAACGAGGCGTGTTGTGGAAGGTGGACGGCGAGCCGGTCGCGTGCGCCTTCTGGACACGCCCGGTGGTCGGGATGAGCCGGATCCTGCGCGTGTACACCGAACCTGCGCATCGCGGTCGTGGGTACGGCTCGGCGGTGACGGCGGCAGCGTCACGGCGCGCACGGGCAGCGGGAGCGAACGAAGTCGTGCTGTTCACCGACCGTGCGAACCCCGTTTCGAACTCGATCTACCGCCGTCTCGGCTATGTGCCCGTCAGCCGGATGGTGATGCTGGACTTTGTCGCCGCGCCGGGAACGTAG
- the npdG gene encoding NADPH-dependent F420 reductase produces MTDVRELTVGVLGGTGAQGRGLAVRWAHAGLRVVIGSRSADRAQTAASEIAEISGGDVTGADNAACAAASDLVLAAVPWDAHEPTLTTVRAEVAGKIVVDCVNPLGFDKQGPYALPVSEGSAAQQAEALLPDSRVTAAFHHVSAVSLADLSVELVDLDVLVLGDDREATDTVRALADVIPGVRGVYGGRLRNAHQVEALTANIIAINRRYKAHAGLRITDV; encoded by the coding sequence ATGACGGACGTGCGCGAACTGACGGTGGGGGTCCTCGGCGGAACCGGTGCCCAGGGCAGAGGGCTGGCCGTGCGCTGGGCACACGCCGGACTCCGAGTGGTCATCGGATCTCGCAGCGCCGACAGGGCGCAGACTGCGGCCTCGGAGATCGCGGAGATCTCGGGCGGTGATGTCACCGGCGCGGACAACGCCGCGTGCGCCGCCGCCTCCGATCTCGTCCTGGCAGCCGTCCCGTGGGACGCGCACGAGCCGACACTGACGACGGTGCGTGCCGAGGTCGCGGGCAAGATCGTCGTGGATTGCGTGAACCCGCTCGGTTTCGACAAGCAGGGCCCGTACGCCCTGCCGGTGTCCGAAGGCAGCGCGGCTCAGCAGGCGGAGGCGCTGTTGCCGGATTCTCGGGTGACGGCGGCGTTCCATCACGTCTCGGCGGTATCCCTCGCGGACCTGTCGGTCGAGCTGGTCGACCTCGACGTGCTCGTGCTCGGCGACGACCGCGAGGCGACCGACACCGTTCGCGCGCTCGCCGACGTCATCCCGGGGGTGCGCGGCGTCTACGGCGGCCGGCTGCGGAACGCGCACCAGGTGGAGGCCCTCACCGCGAACATCATCGCGATCAACCGGCGCTACAAGGCGCACGCGGGCCTGCGGATCACCGACGTGTGA
- a CDS encoding SDR family oxidoreductase, producing the protein MDLGLGARSFIVTGGTRGLGFAAARALVDEGARVLVSSSSAEHVSAAVDELGDAAHGVTADITDSRTPSKLIDAARERFGRLDGLFVSHGGPPPGTPSELNDDAIRTGIEIATIAPVRMIRAVAADLGEGGSIVVLTSTSGSEPITGLASSNIARPAVQGYVKDLATEIGPAGIRVNALLPGRFDTERSRFIAQVNPRAKDDAEQAAALRRSGDPAELGSVAAFLLSPRSSYVTGAAWTVDGGRRATM; encoded by the coding sequence ATGGATCTCGGACTGGGTGCTCGCAGTTTCATCGTCACCGGCGGGACCCGAGGACTCGGCTTCGCCGCGGCGCGCGCGCTCGTCGACGAAGGGGCGCGCGTCCTCGTGTCCTCGAGCTCGGCCGAACATGTCTCCGCCGCAGTGGACGAACTCGGTGACGCCGCGCACGGCGTCACCGCCGACATCACCGACTCCCGGACGCCGAGCAAGCTCATCGACGCCGCGCGCGAACGGTTCGGGCGGCTCGACGGTCTGTTCGTCAGCCACGGCGGACCGCCCCCCGGCACACCGAGCGAACTCAACGACGACGCGATCCGCACCGGTATCGAGATCGCGACCATCGCACCCGTCCGGATGATCCGAGCGGTCGCCGCCGACCTCGGAGAAGGCGGCTCGATCGTGGTGCTGACCTCGACCTCCGGCTCGGAGCCGATCACGGGGCTTGCCTCGTCCAACATCGCCCGCCCCGCCGTGCAGGGCTACGTCAAGGACCTCGCGACCGAGATCGGTCCCGCGGGGATCCGGGTGAACGCACTGCTTCCGGGCCGGTTCGACACCGAACGCAGCCGGTTCATCGCCCAGGTCAACCCTCGCGCCAAAGACGATGCGGAACAGGCAGCCGCACTCCGCCGGTCGGGTGATCCCGCAGAACTGGGCTCGGTCGCCGCGTTCCTGCTCTCACCCCGGTCGTCCTACGTGACAGGCGCGGCGTGGACCGTCGACGGAGGACGGCGCGCGACGATGTGA
- a CDS encoding glutathione S-transferase family protein produces the protein MAAQFTQETSARGEWVRQANHFTDRITAEGGSGFPVEPGRYRLIVSLACPWAHRSVIVRRLLGLEDVLSLGIVDPLRDERGWRFTLDPEGRDPVTGLSFLSEAYLKGDPEFAGRYTVPAVVDLRTGSVVTNDYPQISLDLSTEWTRFHRPGAPSLYPPELRADIDEVNAVVFNDINNGVYKCGFATSQQAYERSFEALFARLDEMSRRLESRRYLVGEHITEADVRLFTTLARFDAAYHGHFKCNRYKLTEMPTLWAYARDLFQTPGFGDTVDFEHIKRHYYGTHPQINPNGIVPVGPDLSGWSTPHGREVLGGSPFGDGTPPPAQ, from the coding sequence ATGGCTGCACAGTTCACGCAGGAAACGTCGGCGCGTGGCGAGTGGGTCCGCCAGGCCAACCACTTCACGGATCGCATCACCGCCGAGGGTGGGTCCGGTTTTCCGGTGGAGCCGGGGCGCTATCGGCTGATCGTGAGTCTCGCGTGCCCGTGGGCACACCGCTCGGTGATCGTGCGGCGGCTGCTCGGCTTGGAGGACGTGCTCTCGCTCGGAATCGTCGATCCGCTCCGGGACGAGCGCGGTTGGCGGTTCACGCTCGACCCGGAGGGGCGGGACCCGGTCACCGGCCTGTCGTTCCTGTCGGAGGCGTATCTGAAGGGGGACCCCGAGTTCGCCGGGCGGTACACGGTGCCCGCGGTGGTCGACCTGCGGACGGGCAGCGTCGTGACGAACGACTATCCGCAGATCTCGCTGGACTTGTCGACGGAGTGGACGCGATTCCACCGGCCCGGTGCGCCGTCGCTGTACCCACCGGAGCTCCGCGCGGACATCGACGAGGTCAACGCCGTGGTGTTCAACGACATCAACAACGGCGTCTACAAGTGCGGTTTCGCGACTTCCCAGCAGGCTTACGAGCGTTCGTTCGAAGCCTTGTTCGCGCGACTCGACGAGATGTCGCGGAGGTTGGAGTCGCGCCGCTACCTCGTGGGTGAGCACATCACGGAGGCCGATGTCCGGCTGTTCACCACGTTGGCGCGTTTCGACGCTGCCTACCACGGACACTTCAAGTGCAATCGGTACAAGCTGACCGAGATGCCGACGCTGTGGGCGTACGCGCGCGACCTGTTCCAGACACCAGGGTTCGGCGACACGGTGGACTTCGAACACATCAAACGGCACTACTACGGCACGCACCCGCAGATCAATCCCAATGGGATCGTGCCTGTCGGCCCGGACCTGTCCGGATGGAGCACCCCGCACGGCCGCGAAGTCCTCGGTGGTTCTCCCTTCGGCGACGGCACCCCACCACCCGCGCAGTGA
- the panB gene encoding 3-methyl-2-oxobutanoate hydroxymethyltransferase codes for MTAAHSAETAAPYGSGSTRKRVRIHHLQEMKRNGEAWPMLTSYDMYTARIFDEAGIPVLLVGDSAANNVYGYDTSLPVTVDEMITLVRAVSGAVQTSLVVADLPFGSYQESPEQAVRTAVRMMKEGRAHAVKLEGGRRFAPHVEAITAAGIPVMGHIGFTPQSEHALGGYRVQGRGEHASAVLDDARALQDAGAFSLVLEMVAAEAAKHVTTELTIPTIGIGAGPDCDAQVLVWTDMSGMNTGRTARFVKKYADLGGILAQAATSFAEDVRGGQFPAPDHTFH; via the coding sequence ATGACTGCTGCACACTCCGCGGAAACCGCTGCTCCGTACGGATCGGGGTCGACGCGCAAGCGCGTCCGGATCCACCACCTGCAGGAGATGAAGCGCAACGGCGAAGCATGGCCGATGCTCACCTCCTACGACATGTACACCGCGCGCATCTTCGACGAGGCAGGCATTCCCGTGCTGCTCGTCGGAGACTCGGCGGCCAACAACGTCTACGGCTACGACACGTCGCTGCCGGTCACGGTCGATGAGATGATCACGTTGGTTCGCGCCGTCAGCGGTGCCGTGCAGACCTCGCTGGTCGTAGCGGACCTGCCGTTCGGCTCCTACCAGGAATCACCGGAACAGGCGGTGCGGACCGCCGTCCGCATGATGAAAGAAGGCCGTGCCCACGCCGTGAAGCTGGAGGGCGGTCGGCGGTTCGCCCCACACGTGGAGGCGATCACCGCCGCCGGGATCCCGGTCATGGGCCACATCGGGTTCACGCCGCAGAGTGAACACGCGCTCGGCGGCTACCGCGTGCAGGGCCGCGGCGAGCACGCCTCGGCCGTCCTCGACGACGCTCGCGCACTGCAGGACGCGGGGGCGTTCTCCCTGGTGCTGGAGATGGTCGCCGCCGAGGCCGCGAAGCACGTGACCACGGAACTCACCATTCCGACGATCGGCATCGGCGCCGGACCGGACTGTGACGCGCAAGTGCTCGTCTGGACGGACATGTCGGGCATGAACACCGGGCGCACGGCCCGGTTCGTAAAGAAGTACGCCGACCTCGGCGGAATCCTCGCGCAGGCAGCGACGAGTTTCGCGGAGGACGTCCGCGGCGGCCAGTTCCCCGCCCCGGACCACACCTTCCACTGA
- a CDS encoding FkbM family methyltransferase, giving the protein MTDPQAHSEGQDFRDEQDVVETLDDPAPPAPHGESFGSDTQHEPFWPVDVPESVPAGPELVACTVAGSTQLPATEVLRRSFQRQHPSARFVVLVTDPMLAADAPPGLSVLTPGEIGVDTVELARLAMACTSTQLAAVLRPRLLRHLLGQGTVVVHLGTSVEVFGPLDAVVSAATSERPLALVPRVLRPLPSDGLRPAPGDLAAEGTFEPDLFAVGPGAEGFLDVWAEQVCLAPGVAATFLDGAPALVDHQVVRDPGMSLSVWNAAHRELHTVASGAQDAVSMDQYLVDGQPLRTVHFTGFQPQRPWLLSADFADRPRLLLSENPHLARLCATYRNALIEAGDTGRIADRYESLPDGPTIPAPLRAAYAKAWADTERSGEPCPPSPFEPGSDARATFLRWASEAPDARHRQAGLSRWTAAVWESDPVLRRDFPDPLGGDAASFRDWCADVGVGSGRVPPESVGTATDTTTALVDQLGVAVLGAGRIAELVRSAVGTSGLPTADAPHYPVVVRCDPTVPVPAGRYLIDVRTDAMPSPEAAETWVLSQASRTAARAHGDSTVRVVPLPVADHGPVGLASRKGIRAGLEMDDQFVVATFVDHTDERRGNVLAAVNAFLAAFPEREDVRLVVAVSGAARASEAAERLRLATVTDPRIHLVDDRADTTNPSRSALLAADCVLSLHRADDGGDGDALTLATVASRGIPVIAAEHGAAAELLGPQGATLIACRSGSEPDVGTAAVTLTALAGDVAALAEAGRAARDHLLTEHTAARAGQRLRERVESAYRTWRNKWAKDRAGHADDPLHPLLVARHALHRPPDVGAGGRNAMAPAMRKAVFRVLGHYDQHLREILRSLLDGVEQTSTELLRRQSALDGGDLDVDGLRRDLARVEQRLDQLDARHADADDGLVRTRADVAEQDRRLRELESSGAGADPRVDALTERIDRLTSAVERTLDRVDAVERRQSDDERAREHQSEAGVRAASQDANHALQRTDVLQRILLREHERTTGGSDGTSTPVLCDAGLLRLPSQDSMMLPWLSSHSTWDAEVSTLIDSLLEPDGVFLDVGSYVGYQSVRVLSRLGTSGAVVAVEPCPESRALLNHNVEMNVPAAVAERLVVLDAAAWDGPGELLAESSLAGGVDARSPDDDHSGEAVPVRAVRLDKEWDRLDAVTGLSLSVVHVDVGGRVHRVLGGLVRLLRKEKPSIVCTFTPSAVYALGDDPAAALREFGTWGYDLVPVGRSNPVGADELLAAMDSAGSTSVKLWLRPKGRPEDQ; this is encoded by the coding sequence GTGACTGATCCACAGGCGCATTCCGAGGGCCAGGATTTCCGAGACGAGCAGGACGTCGTGGAGACCCTCGACGATCCGGCACCGCCAGCCCCGCACGGTGAGTCGTTCGGGTCGGACACGCAGCACGAACCGTTCTGGCCGGTCGACGTGCCGGAGTCGGTCCCGGCCGGCCCGGAGCTCGTGGCGTGCACGGTGGCCGGTTCGACGCAACTGCCTGCGACCGAAGTCCTGCGCCGTTCGTTCCAGCGGCAGCACCCGTCGGCCCGTTTCGTGGTGCTGGTGACCGACCCGATGCTCGCTGCGGACGCACCCCCGGGCCTGTCGGTGCTCACGCCGGGCGAGATCGGCGTCGACACCGTGGAGTTGGCGCGGCTGGCGATGGCGTGCACTTCGACGCAACTGGCGGCCGTACTGCGGCCTCGGCTGCTGCGTCACCTTCTCGGTCAGGGAACCGTGGTGGTGCACCTCGGTACGTCCGTCGAGGTCTTCGGCCCGCTCGACGCGGTCGTCTCCGCTGCCACCTCCGAGCGGCCGCTGGCGCTGGTACCCCGGGTGCTGCGGCCGTTGCCTTCGGACGGCTTGCGGCCCGCGCCCGGCGATCTCGCGGCTGAAGGGACGTTCGAACCCGACCTGTTCGCGGTGGGCCCCGGGGCGGAAGGTTTCCTCGACGTGTGGGCCGAGCAGGTCTGTCTCGCGCCCGGTGTCGCCGCCACTTTCCTCGACGGCGCACCCGCGCTCGTCGACCACCAGGTCGTGCGCGACCCCGGCATGTCACTGTCGGTGTGGAACGCCGCTCACCGTGAGCTGCACACCGTGGCCTCCGGTGCGCAGGACGCGGTCTCGATGGACCAGTACCTCGTGGACGGTCAGCCGCTGCGGACCGTGCACTTCACCGGGTTCCAGCCGCAGCGGCCGTGGTTGCTCTCGGCGGACTTCGCCGATCGTCCCCGGCTGCTGCTCTCCGAGAATCCGCATCTGGCCCGCCTGTGCGCGACCTATCGCAACGCGCTCATCGAGGCGGGCGACACCGGTCGGATCGCCGACCGGTACGAGTCGCTGCCGGACGGCCCGACCATCCCGGCACCGCTGCGTGCCGCCTACGCGAAGGCCTGGGCCGACACCGAACGGTCGGGCGAACCGTGCCCGCCGAGTCCGTTCGAACCGGGCTCCGATGCACGCGCGACCTTCCTGCGGTGGGCGTCGGAAGCGCCGGACGCACGGCACCGGCAAGCCGGCCTCTCCCGGTGGACCGCTGCCGTGTGGGAGTCCGATCCCGTCCTGCGGCGCGATTTCCCGGACCCGCTCGGTGGCGACGCGGCCTCTTTCCGGGATTGGTGTGCCGACGTCGGTGTCGGAAGCGGGCGGGTCCCGCCGGAGTCCGTCGGAACGGCGACGGACACCACGACCGCACTCGTGGACCAGCTCGGCGTGGCCGTGTTGGGCGCCGGCAGGATCGCCGAGCTCGTGCGCAGCGCCGTCGGGACCTCGGGCTTGCCGACGGCCGACGCACCGCACTACCCGGTCGTCGTCCGCTGCGATCCGACCGTGCCCGTGCCCGCCGGGCGCTATCTCATCGACGTGCGCACCGACGCCATGCCCTCGCCCGAGGCCGCCGAGACATGGGTCCTGTCGCAGGCCAGCCGGACGGCGGCCCGAGCGCACGGTGACTCGACCGTCCGCGTCGTCCCGCTGCCCGTCGCCGATCACGGCCCGGTCGGTCTGGCCTCACGCAAAGGGATCCGTGCCGGCCTGGAGATGGACGACCAGTTCGTCGTCGCGACCTTCGTCGACCACACCGACGAGCGTCGCGGCAACGTGCTCGCGGCCGTCAACGCGTTCCTCGCGGCTTTTCCCGAGCGCGAGGACGTGCGCCTGGTCGTCGCGGTGTCGGGCGCGGCGCGGGCGTCCGAGGCAGCCGAGCGGCTTCGGCTGGCTACCGTCACCGATCCGCGTATCCACCTCGTCGACGACCGTGCCGACACCACGAACCCCTCTCGTTCGGCTCTGCTCGCAGCGGACTGCGTGCTGTCGTTGCACCGCGCCGACGACGGCGGTGACGGGGACGCGTTGACGCTCGCGACCGTCGCGTCCCGAGGCATCCCGGTGATCGCCGCGGAGCACGGTGCCGCCGCGGAACTGCTCGGACCGCAGGGTGCGACGTTGATCGCCTGCCGTTCGGGCAGCGAGCCGGACGTCGGAACGGCGGCGGTCACGCTCACCGCACTCGCCGGAGACGTGGCCGCATTGGCCGAAGCCGGTCGAGCGGCCCGGGACCACCTGCTCACCGAGCACACCGCCGCGCGCGCCGGGCAGCGGCTGCGCGAACGCGTCGAGAGCGCTTACCGAACTTGGCGCAACAAGTGGGCGAAGGACCGGGCCGGCCATGCCGACGACCCGTTGCACCCGCTGCTGGTGGCACGGCATGCGCTGCACCGGCCGCCGGACGTCGGCGCGGGCGGGCGCAATGCGATGGCGCCCGCGATGCGCAAAGCAGTGTTCCGTGTACTCGGTCACTATGACCAGCACTTGCGGGAGATCCTGCGATCGTTGCTCGACGGGGTCGAACAGACCTCCACCGAGTTGTTGCGCAGACAGTCGGCGCTCGACGGTGGTGACCTCGACGTCGACGGCCTCCGGCGGGATCTCGCTCGTGTAGAGCAACGGCTCGACCAGCTCGACGCACGGCACGCCGACGCCGACGACGGGCTCGTCCGGACTCGCGCCGATGTGGCCGAGCAGGACCGGCGGTTGCGGGAACTCGAGAGCTCGGGAGCGGGAGCCGATCCCCGGGTGGACGCGTTGACGGAGCGAATCGACCGGTTGACCAGTGCGGTCGAGCGCACACTCGATCGTGTCGATGCCGTCGAGCGCAGGCAGTCCGACGACGAGCGGGCTCGCGAGCATCAGTCCGAAGCGGGCGTGCGGGCCGCGTCGCAGGACGCGAACCACGCGCTCCAGCGCACCGACGTACTGCAACGCATCCTGCTGCGCGAGCACGAGCGAACGACCGGGGGTTCCGACGGGACGAGCACGCCGGTGCTCTGCGACGCGGGACTGCTCCGGTTGCCCTCGCAGGACTCGATGATGCTGCCCTGGTTGTCGTCGCATTCGACGTGGGACGCGGAGGTCTCGACCCTCATCGACTCACTGTTGGAACCCGATGGCGTGTTCCTCGACGTGGGGTCTTACGTGGGTTACCAATCCGTGCGCGTGCTCAGCAGGCTCGGCACGAGCGGAGCGGTGGTCGCCGTCGAGCCGTGCCCGGAAAGCCGCGCACTGCTGAACCACAACGTCGAAATGAACGTGCCTGCCGCGGTCGCGGAGCGGTTGGTCGTCCTGGACGCCGCTGCCTGGGACGGGCCGGGTGAACTGCTCGCCGAGTCCTCGCTCGCCGGTGGCGTCGACGCTCGGTCGCCGGACGATGACCACTCCGGTGAGGCGGTTCCGGTGCGGGCGGTCCGCCTGGACAAGGAGTGGGACCGGCTGGACGCGGTCACGGGCCTGTCGTTGTCGGTGGTGCACGTGGACGTCGGAGGCCGGGTCCACCGGGTGCTCGGTGGGCTCGTTCGCTTGCTCCGTAAGGAGAAGCCCTCAATCGTGTGTACGTTCACCCCGTCAGCCGTGTACGCGCTCGGGGACGATCCGGCGGCGGCGCTGCGTGAGTTCGGAACGTGGGGCTACGACCTGGTTCCGGTCGGCCGGAGCAACCCGGTGGGTGCGGACGAGCTGTTGGCGGCGATGGACTCGGCCGGCTCCACGAGCGTGAAGCTATGGCTGCGACCGAAGGGACGACCCGAGGACCAGTAG
- a CDS encoding glutamine synthetase family protein, producing MNRQQEFVLRTLEERDIRFVRLWFTDVLGILKSVAISPAELEGAFAEGIGFDGSAIEGFSRIYESDMVAKPDPGTFQVLPWETSDGEHYSARMFCDITMPDGSPCWADPRHVLRRTLSKATESGFTCYVHPEIEFFLLKNLPDDGSEPLPADSGGYFDQASHDAAPHFRRNCIETLEAMGISVEFSHHEGAPGQQEIDLRYADALTMADNVMTFRYVVKEVALTQGVRASFMPKPFSAQPGSGMHTHLSLFEGDRNAFYDPEDPYELSETGRAFVAGVLKHAREISAVTNQWVNSYKRLVVGGEAPTAVCWGHANRSALVRVPMYSPGKSSSRRVEIRSIDSACNPYLTYAVILSAGLRGIDKGYELPPATEDDVWSLTESERRAAGYASLPQNLNEALAELESSELVAETLGEHVFDFFLRNKRQEWDAYRSHVTPYELRTLMPML from the coding sequence ATGAACCGGCAGCAGGAGTTCGTGCTCCGCACGTTGGAGGAACGCGACATCCGCTTCGTGCGGTTGTGGTTCACCGACGTGCTCGGCATCCTCAAATCGGTGGCCATCTCGCCCGCCGAACTCGAAGGCGCCTTCGCGGAGGGCATCGGGTTCGACGGCTCCGCGATCGAGGGATTCTCCCGGATCTACGAGTCCGACATGGTCGCCAAACCGGACCCGGGCACGTTTCAGGTGCTCCCGTGGGAAACCTCCGATGGTGAGCACTACTCGGCGCGGATGTTCTGCGACATCACCATGCCGGACGGTTCGCCCTGCTGGGCGGATCCGCGTCATGTGCTGCGCCGTACCCTGTCCAAGGCGACCGAGTCCGGTTTCACCTGCTACGTCCACCCCGAGATCGAGTTCTTCCTGCTCAAGAACCTCCCCGACGACGGCAGCGAACCCCTGCCCGCGGACTCGGGCGGCTACTTCGACCAGGCCAGTCACGACGCCGCGCCGCACTTCCGGCGCAACTGCATCGAGACGCTGGAGGCCATGGGGATCTCGGTGGAATTCAGCCACCACGAGGGCGCGCCGGGCCAGCAGGAGATCGACCTGCGCTACGCCGACGCGCTGACCATGGCCGACAACGTGATGACCTTCCGTTATGTGGTCAAGGAGGTCGCACTCACTCAGGGCGTGCGTGCCTCGTTCATGCCGAAGCCGTTCAGTGCGCAGCCGGGCTCGGGTATGCACACCCACCTCAGCCTCTTCGAGGGCGACCGCAACGCGTTCTACGACCCGGAGGACCCGTACGAGCTCTCCGAGACCGGACGCGCGTTCGTCGCGGGCGTTCTCAAGCACGCCAGGGAGATCAGCGCGGTCACCAATCAATGGGTGAACTCGTACAAGCGGCTCGTCGTCGGCGGCGAGGCGCCCACGGCCGTGTGCTGGGGCCACGCGAACCGGTCGGCGCTGGTACGGGTGCCGATGTACTCGCCGGGCAAGTCTTCCTCGCGGCGCGTCGAGATCCGCAGCATCGACTCGGCCTGCAACCCGTACCTGACGTACGCGGTGATCCTGTCGGCCGGTCTTCGCGGCATCGACAAGGGCTACGAGCTGCCGCCTGCCACCGAGGACGACGTGTGGTCGCTGACCGAGAGCGAGCGCAGGGCGGCCGGGTACGCGAGCCTGCCGCAGAATCTCAACGAGGCCCTGGCCGAACTGGAGTCCTCCGAACTCGTCGCCGAGACCCTCGGTGAGCACGTGTTCGACTTCTTCCTGCGCAACAAGCGTCAGGAGTGGGACGCCTACCGCAGCCACGTCACCCCGTACGAGTTGCGCACGCTGATGCCGATGCTGTGA